In the genome of Daucus carota subsp. sativus chromosome 9, DH1 v3.0, whole genome shotgun sequence, the window aaaaatattgggCACCTGTGTTGCTAAACGCAAGCTGTACTTGGGttccttttcttattttttcaaatatctaCAGCCCATGCCCGTTAAAGGAGACAACCCAGTTATATATGAATTGTTTAAAGTttataaatgcatttttttGTTGCGTTTCTTTGTGAAACAAGGGGCCACTTTTCTGAAGAGTGTTATTCTGGGCATTTTAACTTCAAATTGTGACTAAAAAGGGCCATTTCTCGTATATTAGTATTACAAAGGTCATAATGTCATGCTAATTCGATAACCTTGTTTCATATGCTCTTGGTTTTGTAGTAAATGATTACATACTGCGATAGGTTAGAATGTTGATGTTACTGCCATCACTTTGAAAACCTTTTATAGCCTAAACTATTTAGCTGGCCGGTGTGGTTTTCATTCACATAATAACTTGTGAGTCCCAAATTGTGGTGCTTTAGCTAATGTGGTTAAGCCTCATTATGGGAACATTAATTTTTTAGCATGGCCTGGATAACTTGATCGATTTTTGACTTATGTATTTAATCTAACCATGAAATGCACAGAAGTTTGCGAATTCATCTTGTTTAAACTTCTGTTACTGTGTATTTTTCaatcttgttttttttcttaattgtgTTAGTTTTTGTTAAAAGGAATTAAATATAACAAGTAATGCATGCATGCAAGAGTTACATTTAAATAGAGTAAATGCGTgtctgtgtgtgtatatatactggTATGTATAGTCTATATTGTTTCTGTTGATTTGATTTAAGACATTACATAACTGTAAGGAGAGCTACATCTGTTTGTTGTTGACAAAAAATCACTTGAATGATTGGAAAATTATAGTTGTCAATCTTCCTCTTTCTATATTATTGAGCAGATAATTGTATTGTATTTACAGTTTGAAGTTGAATAACCCTTAATCTGATCATTTTCAGAGGTAGCACGAAAGCAgcgcaaaaagaaaaaaaccctGCAGAAGTGGCTATGGTGTGGCCTAGGTCTCTCTATTACAATCGGAGCTTCAGTGGTTGCTTATTCTTGCCTTCAGCAGACAAGTAAATATCGAGCCTTCGCTGACTTCAAGTGATTCTGTAAATGCTACTGGCATAAGTTCATCAGAATCGGCTTAAAGGGTATTatcatgaaattttttgctaCTTTGGCCTCTTGTTTCGAGAAGCAATAACTATAGAGCAAGCAATAATTCGCCGATCTCACTCTTTTTGCATGCATGAGTTTAATTTGATAGTCTTCAGTACCGGACATGCTTAAATTTAGCAAGATACATAGCTAGGATGTTACTGTGGTGCAATAGTATCACATGAATGGTAACAGCAGTTGAGCCTCCCAATGTAATTTTGAACCTGTTAGATCGACAATGAGCTTTAAGCTGCTGAACTAGTTGAATCTATATTCTTGGTGGTTACTTCTTTAATCTTCTGAACTTATAGTAAACATTCATAGAGCAATTAATATTGCAGTTGATGTAGGCTCTGAATTATTGTATTGCAGGCCCTGCAGTACATTTTCCTCTGCATTCCCAGTTAATTACTTCTAGTATGTGACTCTCTTGTTATTGTATTAAGAATTTTGAATATATCATTCTTCCTTGACAAATagtaaaatgttttatttttctttgctTTTGCCATGCCACAGCCCACAGGGTTTCCATCTGCATATACATATGTTAATAAGTCggtctttaaattaaaatcactttaattattatttacttaatattacaatttttttaatcattatttactttaatattacaattttttttatagcacTACGATTCAACTAGATCTAGaagtatttcaaaaaataacacTAGTATTACAAATTCATGCGAGTTTATTattgttaatattatttgtttgaaGCATTTTTATCCGACTATCTTCATAAATTCTACTGCTTCGTTATGttaaatatacaaattaatgTTACTTTTATTTAACATCCACCaaattgcaaaattatatttatttatataaaccgCGCAGTATGGTTCATGCGAGGTGGGTCTCTGATTAGAACGTCAAAAGCATATGAAAATGGAGCAACTAGAAAAAATTATCAGATGGTACAATCACTGAGAAGTATATGGATTTAATACTTTGCTAATTCCAAAGAGTCATTGAAAACTAAAGAAACTTATCGGTCTATATCTAGCCACAAATACCTAATCTATTCAATCTAAAGTTTCTTACGTACATGGAGTAGAAAAGCAAACAACAAAATTTGTAAACATACTATTGCCTCGGCAATCAAGTTTAGTTTATACGAAGGTTAACACCAGGGCCGTGCCTGAGATTTAAAATGCCCtgtgcaaaataaaaaaaatgtacctTAATATTGCCCTAataatctaaaaatataaaagaacatgaaataataaaacttaaacttgacacaaaactgtaaaaatcatattacaatTAAAGTGCATAATTctttttcatattataaatattaactgaaaattgtaaagaaataaaacaagtacataaataacataaaattatctaaaaattGTTCTTCTAGCATTTTTTAAAGCAGACccactaatattatatttatagtcTACATTTCTTAACAAACTATTTTTTATGGATAAAAGTGATAATCCCTTTTCTagaaaatagaattttttttataaataaataaagtatatgtatacaattttaatttttattatatgtatacttctttaaaattatataaacccattattcaattcattttatatttaaattacttgtttcatatttgatacacacacacatgtataacttaaaaatgaatataatttaaaataaattaactacaaaagattgaatcattatttaaatgatataatacTAGATATGGTCATCaatcaagaaagaaaataaatagtATAAGTGATTAGATTAATTAACTTTAATGAAGTCATTGAAGTTAGCAGTTAAATTAGAAGTCTACCTCGAGAGCAGGGTAACTATGACAATTTACTATTAACATGATTAtgatattagtattttttttaaaatttatctaacTTATTCaagataacatttaaaaattattgaagtgtataacatttttcaattttttttatttacaatttcttaatcttaaaataaaaatatacttttttttgctattttGTACATTTTGactgtacatatatatatatagagttttactccaatagaaacctccttatcctagaaactaaaaaccaaactgaaatatcactaaatcctaaagcaaataccactaaatttttaaacaaccccatctccacctccatcttcatcaaacccacctccatcttcaccaaccccacctccactaccaccacctccgtcgtcgcctccttcataaccactaccacctctatgccgcccaccccctccataaccaccacctccatctccatctccacctccacctccattatttctttaacaacacaacctccacacctccatcttcaccaggcccatcttaatcgccacttcaacctccttcagattcgttcatacttctttctccacctcgactcaacttcaaaggcggagccgccactattccggcaacgctccaaccccctacttcaagccgcccaaacctccgctacaatcatctttcctccatctccatctccacctccaccatctccaccactatcaccaccatctgaatcgaaaacatgaacagatctggagattctaagctggttaatatctggagattgagttttcactaaattctgcagcacagatcactaaatcctaaagagataatcactaaattgtactgagaatatcactaacttgtattggtttctagtttttattttaaaattggtttctatttgatcatgagcctatatatatatatatatatatatatatatatagggtagcactccatagcataccctcttatatggagttacgtagcacaccattataaatatatacataatatatatattctattatattttttatgaaatataattgcaaattttgattattaaaccgaaaacgaagttatacaatttttttattccaaagatcatctaaaattacgcaatatctcaacatgattctataacagaataataatcatccagaattattctgttgtagtatcagttttgaaaatatactttttttaaatcaaattttaagtgttaaattacttaaaatagatttattttatagtattctatattagaatcacgttttatatgtattctataacagaatttataataaaattgatgatttatagtggcgcactatgtaactccatataaggagtccctctctggaatgttggcctatatatatatatatatatacacctaattaaataaaaaaaaaatgtgccCCTAGCATTTGAGGGCCCTGTTCCGTTGAACACCCCGCACACCCTCAGGCCCGGCTCTGGTTAACACTAAAtatgacaaaatcagcaaagCAAAATCACATTAAACCCATATACCATGTAGTTTGACTGCTGTGTGTTTGGAGCACGGAGGACTGAAGCAGAGAACAGTGAAGCTGCATCACAGTCCCTAATATTGTCCAGCATCAATTTTATCAGCTTTTTGGACCCCTTGATCATCTTCGGGTGAATAACGATATAGGAGACAGAAATAATGCTTATGAAGTAGTGGTAGCCTTTCACCAATTCACAAGCCAGCAGCAACAGGATTGTCATATCAATATCTAAAAACCTAGCTTCTTGGGGCATTCTGATGCCCTATGCCCAGACTGTCCGCAGGTAAAACACGCACCCCCAAAGCTCCTGGTAACACCATATATGCAAAGGTCACATAACATGGATAAATAATCACATTGTAATTAAGTAACTGGAAAGATGTAAACCAGTTTCAAGTGACAATAGAGCCATTTAGGGTCCAGCAAAGAGGGGAGAAATTATGTAATGCATTGTTAATTGGCATATCTAGACTTTTATGAAAAATAGACTACCACACCTGTCGCTATCTCCATAAGATGGTGAGCGTGAAGATCTTCTATCACTGATCAGCCAATCACTCCCGCTGCTTCTTGAAGTTCTTGACCAACTACTGCCACCACTACCTCGTGCACCATCACGACCTGCACCCCAGCTACCACCTCGTGCACCATCACGACCGGCACCCCAGCCACCACCTCGCCTCTCGTCACCATCAGAAAATCGACCCCCACTCCTGCCACGGGAGCTACCATAACCCCTCCCACCCCTAGATCCTCCTCCTCGCATACCACCCCCTCTGTTGGAGTATCTGCCATAATTATCGTTTGATGGCCCATCATCTTGCAAAGCAGGCAACTATAAAGACATGTCAACCTTTGTTAGCAACTAGCATTCAAAATCAGATTAACAGTAAAAAAGGAGTGGAGGgagttattatatataatagtgaAATGAACGGCACCCATCTGACAAGTCTATTAAACTAAAAGGATCAATGAATATATGCATTGACCGCAACAATTATAAAACATTCCAAGAAATTAACCTTGGTAATCTTAGTAATGGTGTTCCCAGGTGGTATTTGCTTTTCAAGCAACTCTTTGGCAACCTCCTCAGGGAGATCGAAAACAGCACCTTGAacctaaaaatattcaaatggCCAAGTCCACATAAGATACAGATATTTTAGAAAAGTATTAGCCATGAGccatttatcaatttattattaaacacaCCCTTTCATCTGCAATCATGTGTATTTTTCCTATCTCATCAGCTGCTGTTGTGTATATTGAAGATAAAAATCCAATGACAGATCCGGCAGATAAGAACCCTCTAGCATAAGCAGGATCACGTGTCAACTGAAGTGTGACTTTTCCCTAAAACAGAAGTTTGATGTcgaaaaaagaataattaatgaAACTGCATAACACTATACAACAATATCTTCTGAGAGAATCATGAAGTTATACATAGAAAAACCGTGACATTTATCAAATCCTACTCTATTACTATATTCAAACCTCGAGTAACATGCCAAAAATGTTTTGATAATTTAATGACAGCTTACTTTTTAAGCTACTAAATTTATTAACCAACCTGTTCATACGATATCAGAGATCAAGATGAGGGAGGACGCGAAAAACCACTCAACTGTGCTATTGCAGCAGCAAGTGCACCAGTCCCCTGTTCATATATCAATTTTTGTGCAGTTGGCGTGAAGAACTCCACGGACGCAGGATGAACTCCACCAAGGGTGACAATAACTTGCTCAGCTGATGACTCTAACACCTCTTCAACAGCCGGTGGACTAATAAGCTCAAACTTACATCCAACATCACGCTCAATAAATCTGACTTTTCTCTTCTCATTATTAGTGTACATCAAAATTGCAGAACCTTCTTTTCCTGCACGTCCCGTGCGGCCAGATCAATGAACAAACGTCTCCGCGTCATTGGGTAGTTCATAGTGGATAATCTGGGAGAGGAGAAAAAAAGCTAAGAGTTACATTATGTCAACTGCGAAAATGCATGCTAGTTGCATTATAAATAACTCAAGGGATCATTTTGAGACGCAACACTTCaaaaaaatcagcaaactccTTGTATTGGCCCTAGTTAAAAGATTGGACAATCATGCCCATAACTGTTTTGCCCTAGTTCAAATAATATGTTACATAACTTTACAGTACAAGCACAAAGATCAACAATTGCGAAGAATATTCctgaattgaaaataatatcaattgtGCACACATGGACGAAATGATCATTCATTCTGAAATGGAATATTAATTGTTCACTTGGTAAAAATAAAGGTCAATTCAATAGATCATCTCATTCTCTTCAAATATCCATTTTCATTCCTTTTAAAAACGTACGTAGGACGATACTCGAAGATACAAAACAGCCTTAAGAGACTGAATCACAGAACAATCTCTAATTAAGTTATTCCGAAATTAACTAGAATAAATATTCACAAAGAACTATATATTGGTATAGTATAATGTAATAAATAATACAGCAAAGCAAACCCCAAAAGAACATGACATCAATATATGCCATCACTATTAAGATTTAAGATGATATTATGGAAACATAGTCAACTTACTAAATCGACATTGGGAATATCAAGCCCGCGAGATGCAACATCAGTGGCAACAAGCACATTAAATTTTCCCTGACTAAATCCATTTAGAGTTCTCTCCCTCTGGTGTTGAGATATATCACCATGCAGAGCCTCTGAAGCAATGCTATTTGTCAATGCTAATGAGACTTCATCAGCATCTCGTTTGGTTTGTGTAAAAATAATAGTTTTCCCACCCTTTGCATACACCTGAGTCATGAGAAAAATGAAAACCAAACTCAAAAATTTAAGACTTATGGAGATGTGGTTAACTACAATAATGATAACTTAATTCTTCTCAATGAACACTGAAGAAAGCAAGTCAAATTAAAAGTCTTCTAAATCATACTGTTACAAGATCACTCAGAATAGCACGCTTTGAAGTTGAAGTGGATGCTAAGGCATAAAGTTTGATCCCCTCTGCCAATTTTTCATCTTGATTACCAACCTATTGAGTAATTAAAAACAGATATTAGATAAAGAAAACTTAAGTTCATTGTGCCAACAAACCTTCTGGTCAATAAATGCATGTCATACCCTCAATATGCACATCATACATAATAAACAAATGACTTCCAAAAGAAAACCACGTAAAGCAAGAACTCACCAGATCTATGGTCATAGgactatttaaatattttcttgaaAGTTGTTTCACCCAACTAGGCATTGTTGCGGAGAAAAGCATACTCTGTCTCTTCACAGGAATCTTTTCTAGAATCATCTCCACAGCTTCCTCAAAACCGACAGCAAGCATTTGATCGGTTTCATCAAGGACCAAGAATTCAACCTCCCCCAATTTGAGGGTGTTACGTTCTATTAGATCAATAATTCTACCTGGAGTTccaacaacaacatcaactcCACGTGAGAGTGCACCTTGCTGTTGGGTGTATGAAACTCCTCCATACACACAAACTGTGTTCAAATATGGTGCAGATTCCTTGATTTCATTTTCTACTTGCTTTGCCAGTTCCCTTGTTGGTGCAAGAACCAATGCCCTGGGAAGCCTAGACCGCCTTCAAAGACAGGGATGGGATAAGGAAAACAGGATTACATACACAACACAATTTAAGTAAATTTCCTCCTTCTATAAATTTACATGTACCTCTGAGACCCTCTTTCCTGGTCATCCTCAGTAAGACGCTTGATGATTGGTATACCAAATGCCAGTGTTTTCCCAGTTCCGGTCTTTGCACGAGCAATAAGATCTTTTCCTTCCAGCGCAGGCACTAGTACAGCTCACTACATGATCAAGGCAAGTAATGAAAGAAGTTAGAGGTAAATGACTATGTTAATATAAAACACATGCACCATGTAAAGAGGTtaagtatcaagttggtcactgaagtgaaggCCATGTATCACTTCTTTCATTCATCTTTTAGAGGTATCATCTTGATCACTAAAGTcgtataaaatatcaaacagATACCTTGAAAAATGTGTCGGacaagtaaatatttttttcattaagttcttcacatttttttttcaacgctactataatcaaatgaaaagtGGTTAATTCTGGTATCTTAGATAATTTatctagatttttttaaaaatatttattatttattttaaattttacaattatttaatcttatttaaataaaaatatattgtaaatatgTGTTTAAAAATCTAGATATATTACCAAAGATACCAGAATTCACCACTTTTCATTTGGTTATAGTAGCGTTAGAAGAAAAATGTGTAGAActtaatgaaaaaatatatttatcttttcgACACATTTTTCGAGGTAtgtgtttgatattttatacTACTTTAGTGATCAAAATGATATCACTAAAAGATCAATGAAAGAAGTGATACATGGccttcacttcagtgaccaacttgatacttaACCCCCATGTAAAGTAAGAGTACAGGTAACAAACAATTAAAGTACTAATGGAATgcggaaaaataaaattataaggtTGGCGAGACAAAACATTTGAAACAAGGCACTCAAGTTGGTTCTACCTTACTACATTGAATAATAATACGTAGACTGGAATTCGGTTAAATAAAGACATAACCTCTTTTTACCATGTCCAGTGTTAAATTAAAACTATCCAAACTTCAACAACTAAAATGCATACCAACCATTAAATATCAATCTATAGCTAGATAATTACACTAGAAAGTAACTTATAGCACTTGGTATGATTGAACACTAGTAAGAGAAAAAGGGCATAGTTTTACATCATATAATCTCGCTAACAATCAAACATAAACTTTTCATTGCTTATGATGAATCCAAGATGGTCTTATCCACAAGTAAAAGAACAATCTTTTTTAAAAGCAAAACTGTTAATCACCCATAACTATAAGTAACAAATAACCTTATCTTTTTATTTAATCTGtcagatataattttataacactCCATCCCTGTctactttaaaatctctcactattGAATAATCTTACCTCAGAAGAACATTCTAAacaacatatacacatacattcaTATAAAAAACCCATATAGCAAAAAGATACAAACTTGAATGGGAAAAACAATACtacacacacagagagagagagagagagagagagagagagagattaacatATCAGATAAGGAAAAAGATACAAACTTGAATTGGGAAAACAATACTACACACACAGTGAGAGAgtgagagatagagagagagagagagagagagagagagagagagagggagggagggagagagagagagagaatagcATATGAGGATAGggaaaaagaaacaaacttGAATCGGGAAAAGCTCAGTAATTCCTCTAGCAGCAAGAGTCTGAACAAGCTTTTCAGGCAAACCCAACTTAGTAATCGCAAGTTCATCACTACTAACATCACTTGCCACAAACCCAACATCACTTTCATACTCCTCACTCTCACTCACATTCAAGTCATCATCTTTCTCATACCTACCAAGACCCCTAAAAGCCTCTTCACTCAAAACAGATGAATTGGGTGTAGCAATTGcagatgcaacaaatgaagaacACCCACATCTATTAGACTGTTTTAAACGAGAAAAAGAGGCTTTTAAAGATGAGAAATGAGTCAATTTCTGGGAAGAAAAGGGAAAGATTGAGGTGGGTTTTTTTGAGAATTCTCGAAGAGGGGTTTGGTGAATAATTGAAGAAGAGATGTTGATGATTGATGAAGAAGAAGCCATGGCTGTATGAAAGAGAGACAGAGGGGATAAGGCAGGAGTAGAGGTTTATGTTTTGAATGGTGTACTAAACGCCTCCACACCCTTTGTAACTCTGGACTTCATAGcctttatatatacacagacctatgactcctttttttttttttaagaaacaatattattgatatttgttatatttttaatatatctttatttttatatttattttagatatatttttaaattagaataactttatctatcaaaaataattttttttaaaaataagtattaaaaatatgtttaaatgaAACAATAACATACTTcacttgaaaatataattttttttatcgggagttggaaataattttaaaaataattagacatgtcaaaattatttataagacCCATTTAAATATTGATCAATCGAtgaattaat includes:
- the LOC108202929 gene encoding LOW QUALITY PROTEIN: DEAD-box ATP-dependent RNA helicase 3, chloroplastic (The sequence of the model RefSeq protein was modified relative to this genomic sequence to represent the inferred CDS: substituted 3 bases at 3 genomic stop codons); the protein is MASSSSIINISSSIIHQTPLREFSKKPTSIFPFSSQKLTHFSSLKASFSRLKQSNRCGCSSFVASAIATPNSSVLSEEAFRGLGRYEKDDDLNVSESEEYESDVGFVASDVSSDELAITKLGLPEKLVQTLAARGITELFPIQXAVLVPALEGKDLIARAKTGTGKTLAFGIPIIKRLTEDDQERGSQRRSRLPRALVLAPTRELAKQVENEIKESAPYLNTVCVYGGVSYTQQQGALSRGVDVVVGTPGRIIDLIERNTLKLGEVEFLVLDETDQMLAVGFEEAVEMILEKIPVKRQSMLFSATMPSWVKQLSRKYLNSPMTIDLVGNQDEKLAEGIKLYALASTSTSKRAILSDLVTVYAKGGKTIIFTQTKRDADEVSLALTNSIASEALHGDISQHQRERTLNGFSQGKFNVLVATDVASRGLDIPNVDLIIHYELPNDAETFVHXSGRTGRAGKEGSAILMYTNNEKRKVRFIERDVGCKFELISPPAVEEVLESSAEQVIVTLGGVHPASVEFFTPTAQKLIYEQGTGALAAAIAQLSGFSRPPSSXSLISYEQGKVTLQLTRDPAYARGFLSAGSVIGFLSSIYTTAADEIGKIHMIADERVQGAVFDLPEEVAKELLEKQIPPGNTITKITKLPALQDDGPSNDNYGRYSNRGGGMRGGGSRGGRGYGSSRGRSGGRFSDGDERRGGGWGAGRDGARGGSWGAGRDGARGSGGSSWSRTSRSSGSDWLISDRRSSRSPSYGDSDRSFGGACFTCGQSGHRASECPKKLGF